Proteins encoded by one window of uncultured Sunxiuqinia sp.:
- the glmS gene encoding glutamine--fructose-6-phosphate transaminase (isomerizing) gives MCGIVGYIGDKNVYPILIKGLQRLEYRGYDSAGIAIYNSTLNVYKRQGKVSELEAFVADKNVEGSIGIGHTRWATHGEPNDENAHPHQSMHGNFVLVHNGIIENYARLKRDLTEKGFEFQSDTDTEVLANLIEYFYQMDEVEDAETAVRLALSKVVGAYGIVVICKDEKHRIIAARMGSPLVIGIGQGEYFLASDASPIVEYTDSVIYLNDGDVAIIEKNSLTLKTVQNNPANFKITKVDLSIGDLDKGDFEHYMLKEIFEQPKTISDTYRGRIRPNQNDINLGGLIDVFPQIVSANRIIIIGCGTSWHAALVAEYLIEEYARVPVEVEYASEFRYRKPIISKGDVVIAISQSGETADTLAALKMAKEKGALILGICNVVGSSIARETDAGVYTHAGTEIGVASTKAFTAQVTVLTLLAFKLAKERGEIDQEFYEMLIAELLEIPAKIETILMSHPHIKEVAEKYKDAINALYLGRGYLFPVALEGALKLKEISYMHAEGYAAGEMKHGPIALVDDNLPVVVVSAKDSYYEKVVSNIQEVKARKGNVIAVVTEGDNGLRKMADDLLEVPESHPAVAALLTVIPLQLFAYYIAVMRGCDVDQPRNLAKSVTVE, from the coding sequence ATGTGTGGAATAGTTGGTTATATTGGCGATAAAAATGTATACCCGATCCTTATAAAAGGGTTGCAGCGATTAGAATACCGGGGATATGATTCCGCCGGTATTGCTATTTATAACAGTACATTAAACGTCTATAAACGTCAAGGAAAAGTTAGTGAACTTGAGGCTTTTGTTGCCGATAAAAATGTTGAAGGGAGTATCGGAATAGGCCATACCCGGTGGGCAACACATGGCGAACCCAATGATGAAAATGCTCATCCACATCAATCGATGCATGGAAACTTTGTTTTGGTGCACAATGGTATTATTGAAAATTATGCCAGGCTAAAGAGAGATCTTACGGAGAAAGGATTTGAATTTCAATCGGACACCGATACGGAAGTGCTGGCCAACCTGATTGAATATTTCTATCAGATGGATGAGGTTGAAGATGCAGAAACAGCTGTTCGTTTGGCTCTTTCGAAAGTCGTTGGTGCTTATGGTATCGTTGTTATCTGCAAGGACGAAAAACATCGGATTATAGCGGCTCGGATGGGGAGTCCTTTGGTAATTGGTATTGGGCAAGGAGAGTATTTCTTAGCTTCGGATGCCAGCCCGATTGTTGAATACACTGATAGTGTGATTTACCTGAATGACGGTGATGTGGCCATTATCGAGAAGAATAGTCTGACCCTGAAAACGGTGCAGAATAATCCGGCCAACTTTAAAATTACCAAAGTTGACTTGAGCATTGGTGATTTGGATAAGGGAGACTTTGAGCATTATATGCTGAAGGAAATTTTCGAACAGCCTAAAACTATATCCGATACCTATAGAGGTCGCATACGACCAAATCAAAACGATATAAATCTGGGTGGTTTGATTGATGTTTTTCCACAAATTGTTTCGGCCAACCGGATCATCATTATAGGATGTGGAACTTCTTGGCATGCAGCTTTGGTGGCAGAGTATCTCATCGAAGAATATGCCCGGGTGCCTGTTGAGGTTGAATATGCTTCGGAATTTCGATACCGAAAACCCATTATCAGCAAAGGAGATGTTGTTATTGCGATTAGCCAAAGCGGCGAAACTGCCGATACCCTGGCAGCGTTAAAAATGGCGAAAGAAAAAGGCGCGCTCATCTTAGGTATTTGCAATGTTGTTGGTTCAAGCATTGCACGCGAAACCGATGCCGGAGTTTATACACACGCTGGAACTGAAATTGGAGTAGCTTCCACAAAAGCTTTTACAGCTCAGGTTACTGTGCTTACCTTGTTGGCATTTAAGCTCGCCAAAGAACGTGGTGAAATTGACCAGGAGTTCTACGAAATGCTCATAGCCGAGCTGTTGGAAATTCCGGCAAAAATAGAGACGATTTTGATGAGCCATCCTCATATCAAGGAGGTGGCTGAAAAATATAAAGACGCGATTAATGCACTGTATTTAGGGCGCGGATATCTGTTCCCGGTTGCCTTGGAAGGTGCGTTAAAATTGAAAGAAATTTCATACATGCACGCCGAAGGTTATGCTGCAGGAGAGATGAAACATGGACCAATAGCCTTGGTTGACGATAACTTACCTGTGGTGGTGGTTTCGGCTAAGGATAGCTATTATGAGAAAGTTGTAAGCAACATTCAGGAGGTGAAAGCTCGCAAGGGAAATGTCATTGCGGTTGTGACTGAAGGTGATAATGGATTGCGAAAAATGGCTGATGACTTATTAGAAGTTCCCGAGTCGCATCCGGCTGTCGCTGCATTGCTAACAGTTATTCCGCTTCAGCTTTTTGCCTATTACATCGCAGTTATGCGAGGTTGCGATGTTGATCAACCACGAAATCTGGCGAAGTCAGTAACCGTGGAATAA